In Oryza brachyantha chromosome 1, ObraRS2, whole genome shotgun sequence, the following are encoded in one genomic region:
- the LOC102701965 gene encoding PITH domain-containing protein 1, translated as MACLHNHSCEDHNCAADWSLFNHIDLPKVVALNESVAGSVKSVFKPWEQRLDTSGGFLESNEGDPELLIFIPFTSDVKIKSISVVGGADGTSPSRMRAFVNREGIDFNDAQNMQPVQEWELAENLQGALEYQTRYSRFQGVANLTLHFSDNFGGDTTKIYYIGLRGEATQNKRDVVATIVYEVMPNPSDHKTKSETGGGFSHVE; from the exons ATGGCGTGCCTGCACAACCACAGCTGCGAGGATCACAACTGCGCCGCCGACTGGTCGCTCTTCAACCACATCGACCTCCCCAAG GTGGTGGCTCTGAACGAATCCGTGGCGGGGAGCGTCAAGTCGGTCTTCAAGCCCTGGGAGCAGCGCCTCGACACCTCTGGG GGTTTTCTGGAGAGTAATGAGGGTGACCCTGAGTTACTTATTTTCATCCC GTTTACGTCAGATGTCAAGATCAAGAGCATCTCTGTCGTTGGTGGTGCAGATGGAACAAGCCCTTCTAGAATGAGAGC GTTTGTCAACCGAGAAGGCATTGACTTCAATGATGCTCAGAACATGCAGCCTGTGCAG GAATGGGAGCTGGCAGAGAATTTACAGGGAGCTCTAGAGTACCAAACAAG GTATTCAAGGTTCCAAGGTGTGGCTAACCTAACTCTACATTTTTCTGATAACTTTGGAGGTGACACAACTAAGATATATTACATTGGTTTGCGTGGTGAAGCTACTCAG AACAAAAGGGATGTTGTGGCCACAATTGTGTATGAAGTAATGCCCAATCCTTCTGATCACAA AACAAAATCCGAGACTGGAGGTGGCTTTTCGCATGTTGAGTAG
- the LOC102703727 gene encoding uncharacterized protein LOC102703727: protein MERGDSVLDAVLGEETLDFDGDDVEMADADEAMEEEEAERDPTIAAAAAAAPAPATGGEGGGGAGDDGGVGQAEMRGPAGKNRRKKRKSGRKKNKGRPDGPPKIADINRFVNETCKRLKEKKSYLVWNAVGCLGVSVVSDLVREVEAIQKCGGQTIADGSRFRTGGGILWNILKSREPKAYKEIMAKGRELEKQFRYTKGRPQTSRNEDASSQGSALIDEDIESHGAKEVSDDPERLVDAEKSPPETDRKVERKPLSERIRVPVAYDDLFEEGEIHEGDAQ, encoded by the exons ATGGAGAGAGGGGACAGCGTCCTGGACGCGGTGCTCGGCGAGGAAACCCTAGACTTCGACGGTGACGACGTCGAGATGGCCGACGCGGACGaggccatggaggaggaggaggcggagagggaccctaccatcgccgccgctgccgctgccgcccccgcccccgccaccggaggagaagggggagggggagcagGAGACGATGGCGGCGTGGGGCAGGCGGAGATGCGCGGGCCGGCGGGGAAGaacaggaggaagaagaggaaatctgggaggaagaagaacaagGGGAGGCCCGATGGGCCGCCCAAGATCGCCGACATTAACCG ATTTGTTAATGAGACTTGCAAGCGCTTGAAGGAGAAGAAGTCCTACCTTGTTTGGAATGCTGTTGGCTGCCTTGGTGTTTCTGTTGTGAGTGATCTTGTTAGAGAG GTTGAGGCCATCCAGAAGTGTGGAGGGCAGACAATAGCTGATGGAAGTCGCTTCCGCACCGGTGGTGGAATTCTTTGGAACATCTTGAAGTCACGGGAGCCAAAGGCATACAAGGAAATTATGGCAAAGGGAAGGGAGCTTGAG AAGCAGTTTAGGTATACAAAAGGCAGACCGCAGACGAGCAGAAATGAAGATGCAAGCTCACAGGGCAGTGCACTAATTGACGAGGATATTGAATCACATGGTGCAAAGGAAGTATCAGATGACCCTGAGCGGTTAGTTGACGCGGAGAAGTCACCACCTGAAACTGATAGGAAAGTTGAACGCAAACCATTATCAGAAAGAATTCGTGTGCCTGTTGCTTATGACGATCTATTTGAAGAGGGAGAGATACATGAAGGTGATGCGCAATGA